A window of Cryptomeria japonica chromosome 3, Sugi_1.0, whole genome shotgun sequence contains these coding sequences:
- the LOC131044076 gene encoding serine/threonine-protein kinase STY13: protein MSHSQMVSEEETRIARIEPVKATRVLPEGNKSVGLYTEQEAVQSPRSMQSPTYNLQVEEKWLIDPKLLFVGPKIGEGAHAKVYEGKYKDKTVAIKIIQPGDSPEEMAKREGRFTREVALLSKVQHKNLVKFIGACKDSVMVLVTELLFGGSLRKYMMNLRPKQLDLHLALTFALDIARVMECLHLNGIIHRDLKPDNLLLTADQKKVKLSDFGLAREETLTEMMTAETGTYRWMAPELYSTVTLRRGEKKHYDNKVDVYSFSIVLWELLTNRMPFEGMSHLQAAYAAAFKNARPSVENLPEELVFILQSCWAEDPNLRPTFTQIVRMLNKFLLSLPAPANTPPQQIVASKDNHSPMDSPATNLFEEKSQQGEGTNTKPENKSRGLLLCISQCFLSGN, encoded by the exons ATGTCCCATTCACAAATGGTTTCAGAGGAAGAGACAAGAATAGCAAGAATCGAGCCTGTAAAAGCTACTAGAGTTCTTCCAGAAGGCAATAAATCTGTTGGTCTGTACACAGAGCAGGAAGCTGTTCAGAGTCCGAGATCAATGCAGAGCCCTACTTATAATCTCCAAGTGGAGGAGAAATGGCTAATTGATCCTAAACTTCTCTTTGTAGGGCCAAAAATTGGAGAAGGTGCTCATGCAAAAGTATACGAGGGAAA gtaCAAAGACAAGACTGTTGCTATAAAGATAATACAGCCTGGCGATAGCCCCGAAGAAATGGCCAAACGAGAGGGACGATTCACAAGAGAGGTTGCTTTGTTGTCAAAAGTGCAGCATAAGAATTTAGTCAAG TTTATTGGGGCCTGCAAGGATTCAGTAATGGTGTTAGTAACAGAACTGCTGTTCGGTGGTTCTCTGAGGAAATACATGATGAACTTGCGACCAAAGCAATTAGATTTGCATCTTGCTCTCACCTTTGCACTGGACATTGCTCGGGTGATGGAGTGCTTACATTTAAATGGAATAATTCACCGTGATCTAAAACCGG ATAATCTTTTGCTGACAGCTGATCAAAAGAAAGTAAAGCTTTCAGATTTTGGACTGGCAAGAGAGGAAACTTTAACTGAAATGATGACTGCAGAGACTGGAACTTACCGGTGGATGGCTCCTGAG TTGTATAGTACAGTAACACTAAGAAGGGGAGAGAAAAAGCATTATGATAACAAAGTAGATGTCTACAGTTTTTCTATAGTCTTGTGGGAGCTACTGACCAACCGTATGCCATTTGAAGGCATGTCCCATCTGCAAGCAGCATATGCTGCTGCTTTCAAG AATGCAAGGCCAAGTGTAGAGAATCTACCAGAAGAGTTGGTCTTCATTTTGCAGAGCTGCTGGGCTGAGGACCCAAATCTCCGGCCTACCTTCACTCAGATAGTGCGGATGCTTAACAAATTTCTTTTATCTCTCCCAGCACCAGCAAATACTCCACCACAACAGATTGTTGCATCAAAAGACAACCACTCTCCTATGGACTCTCCAGCTACAAATTTGTTTGAGGAGAAGAGCCAACAGGGAGAAGGTACAAATACAAAGCCAGAGAACAAATCCCGAGGATTGCTCCTATGTATTAGTCAGTGTTTCTTGTCAGGAAATTGA